A genomic segment from Candidatus Dependentiae bacterium encodes:
- a CDS encoding ankyrin repeat domain-containing protein: MKKLLFALVLLLPCIRAMNDKQNIDQQLIKAAERGNVQQVAKLLEQGANPNVTNECGDTLLHAAISSGRNIQMVRILLEKGANINAVDVSSGMDFTPLHMAAYLGDVDVAQILMEAGADPFIENGAGHKAMNIAYEECYLGGSSEDKETTGAILARYFYLVQEAKTNPTQNTLEKAIEGGYTALIKQLLQKLKITQEQVEKTLRKVIKWGRLAPIKPLLQKLKPTEEQIAEYGKIVVCKLKPLQEIVVKYGRIIRNRKRRLEYYEITNYEQAKEMHRQYSQIGQILRDYLLHYKTVVGALTAGNLPQDLVNVITAYAL, translated from the coding sequence ATGAAAAAATTACTTTTTGCTCTGGTACTCCTATTGCCCTGCATTAGGGCCATGAATGATAAACAGAATATCGACCAACAGTTGATCAAAGCAGCTGAAAGAGGCAATGTGCAGCAAGTTGCTAAACTATTGGAACAAGGAGCCAATCCCAATGTAACTAATGAATGTGGGGATACACTACTTCACGCTGCTATCAGCAGTGGCCGTAACATTCAGATGGTACGAATACTACTTGAAAAAGGTGCTAATATTAATGCTGTTGACGTCAGTAGCGGTATGGACTTTACACCACTTCATATGGCTGCTTACTTAGGCGATGTCGATGTCGCACAAATTCTTATGGAAGCTGGTGCAGATCCTTTTATTGAAAATGGTGCTGGTCACAAAGCTATGAACATTGCCTATGAAGAGTGTTATTTGGGAGGGAGTTCTGAAGACAAAGAAACAACTGGAGCAATACTAGCGCGGTATTTCTACCTTGTACAAGAGGCTAAAACGAATCCTACGCAAAACACGCTGGAAAAAGCAATTGAAGGTGGTTACACAGCCTTAATAAAACAACTACTACAAAAGCTCAAAATAACACAAGAGCAGGTGGAAAAAACATTGCGAAAGGTAATTAAATGGGGGCGCCTAGCCCCAATAAAACCATTACTACAAAAGCTCAAACCAACAGAAGAGCAGATAGCTGAATATGGTAAAATTGTTGTTTGTAAGCTCAAACCATTGCAAGAGATAGTAGTTAAGTACGGTAGAATTATTCGTAATCGTAAGCGGAGACTTGAGTATTATGAAATAACTAATTATGAACAAGCCAAGGAAATGCATAGACAATACAGTCAAATAGGGCAAATACTACGAGATTACCTATTACATTATAAAACGGTTGTTGGTGCGTTAACTGCTGGTAATCTTCCTCAAGATCTTGTTAACGTTAT